In Prunus dulcis chromosome 1, ALMONDv2, whole genome shotgun sequence, the following are encoded in one genomic region:
- the LOC117614740 gene encoding outer envelope pore protein 16-2, chloroplastic: MMNTSSSNLETRPSLLQELRSFEKGGFFDFGHPLLNRIAESFLKAAGIGAIQAVSREAYFTATEGLDSSGGGIPPEISGNKKHRFPDLRGENNTKSLEAMVKHTGKESLQWGLAAGVYSGLTYGLTEARGAHDWKNSAVAGAITGVALALTSEGSSHEQIVQGAITGAAISTAANLLSGIF; the protein is encoded by the exons ATGATGAACACGAGCAGCAGTAATTTGGAAACAAGGCCTTCCTTGCTTCAGGAGCTGCGTAGCTTCGAGAAAGGTGGCTTCTTCGACTTCGGCCACCCTCTCCTCAACCGCATCGCTGAGAGCTTTCTCAAAGCTGCTGGg ATAGGAGCTATTCAGGCTGTGTCACGTGAGGCTTATTTCACAGCCACTGAAG GGCTTGATTCAAGCGGTGGCGGTATCCCGCCGGAAATCTCAGGCAACAAAAAGCATCGCTTCCCTGACCTCAGAG GTGAAAACAATACAAAATCTCTCGAGGCTATG GTGAAGCATACTGGAAAGGAATCTTTGCAATGGG GGCTGGCTGCAGGGGTGTATTCAGGTCTCACATATGGACTGACAGAGGCTCGTGGGGCGCATGATTGG AAAAACAGTGCAGTTGCCGGAGCGATTACGGGGGTGGCTCTGGCACTCACATCGGAGGGGTCGTCCCACGAGCAGATTGTGCAAGGTGCTATAACTGGAGCTGCCATATCCACTGCTGCAAATCTTCTCTCTGGAATATTTTAG